A segment of the Collimonas fungivorans genome:
GGCCACCGAGCCGGTGATGTTCAGCCGGCCGCCCAGGATATTGCTGGCGCCCTGGTAAGTATTGGCGCCGGCCAGGGTCAGTTGCCCGCTGCCGCTCTTGTTCAAGCCGGCGTCGCCGCCGATATCGTTCTTGAACACCGAGGAAACGTTATCGAAGGCGATGTTCACATTCGGTCCCAGCGCCAGCCGTGCATCGAACAGCGCCGGGCCGTTGACCGCCTTGCTCGCGTTCAGCAAGCCCCAGCCGTAGGTGGCGGTATCGTGCATGTCGGTCGCCGTCGACAGGATGGTCTGGCGGATCAGGTCGGCGTTCATCCAGGGATAGGCCTGCTGCACCAGGGCCGCCGCGCCGCTCACCGCCGGCGCCGCGAACGAGGTGCCGAAGACCCGCGTGCCGCTGCTGCTGGAGATGAAATCGCCGGCTGCCGCCAGGCACCAGTTGGCGGCCACGCCGCAGCGGTTGGCGTAGCTGGAAATGCCCCCCGGCACGGTATCGCTGGCGCTATAACCATTGCTGCCGCCGGCGGCGTTGACCGCGGTGACCGCCAGCCAGCCGCTTTGCAGATCGCCGAACAGGGATGGCAGGCTGGCGTTCAGATTCGGTTGCGCCGCGCCGTCATTGCCGGTGGACCAGATGAACAGTCCTTGCTGCGCCACATAGGGCTGGTACAAACCATGCAGGGCCAGCGCCTGGCCGACCGAGGCGCCGGTGGCGCTGATGCCGTTGGACTGGTTGAAGATCCGTACGCCCTTGGCGAACAGGTCCTGGTAGATCTGGTTATTGAGCAGCAGGCTGTTGCCGGTGGTGCCGGCCGCCGCCGCTTGCACGAAGACGCCGGGAGCGACGCCCAGGGTACTGCCGGCCAGGGCCTGCGCCACTTCCGTGCCGTGCATGTTGCCGTTGGCGCCGCCGCTGCTGTAGACGGTCTTGCTGATGCGTCCGGCCAGCTGGGTATCGCTGACATCGAAGTCGGTATCGACCACGCCGACCGTGATGCCGGCGCCGGTCATGCCCTGGGCGCGGGCGGCCTGGAGATTGCTGGGATCGAGTACGTTGAGCATCGGCGGCGGCAACACTGGCGGCGTCACTACCGGCGGTGTGATGGCGCTGCCGCTATTGGATGGAGGTGGCTGTGCTAGAACTGGAGGAACAACCGGCGGCGTGCTTGGAGCCGGCGTAGCAGGCGGATTGGGATTGCTGCTGCCGCCTCCCCCGCCTCCGCATCCAGAAATAATTGCTGACACGGCAACAAAAATAGCAGATAAGGATCCCTGACGAGACATTGCTTTGCCCATGACGCCCCTCCATGTGTGCTTCAACTTCAACCCGATCAACGATCGATATATCGGCCTACTGCATTCACATACTCAGTTGCGTATCCTCAGCTTGAATCTGTTTTTTTATTTCTGTACGGCAATTTATTATGCGCCCGTTTGGTGCAACATCCATTCATTTTTATTTATTTTGAGAAACTGTTTCTTTATAGATACATTTTTATTGTGACAATGAAAATACACAAGACACACCCAGGCGATAAAACCGAGGGAGGCTTTTGTCTGCGGACACAGGCCTGCGCTGTTCCGGCGACATGGGGAGATTTAAAGGGAGTTTGTGATACACCAACATTTTGACGAGATGACCAAGGCTTTTGTTATTATTACCCTCTGGTAATCTTACCGAAACCCATGGACGCCGCCACAAGCGCGCACCCATGCCAACAAACCATAGGGGATAGAAATGACGTTTACGGAATCGATCAAAGTCTGCTTTTCCAAGTACGCCGACTTCAACGGCAGGGCTTCGCGCTCCGAGTATTGGTGGTACGTGCTTTTTATCGTCCTGGCTTCGTTCGCAACCGGTGCAATCAACGACAAGCTGAGTATCCTCTTTTCCGTTGCGACCCTGCTGCCATCGATTGCAGTCGCAGCACGGCGCCTGCATGATACGAACCGCAGCGGCTGGTGGCAGCTGATCGGGCTCATCCCCGTCATTGGCTGGATCATCATCATCTATTTCCTGGTCCAGGAAGCAAAAGAACCCAACAATTTCGGCGCGGCAGTGCCTGCCCCGAATCTTCCGGAAACCTGAAACCGATGCCGGGAATCCTCTCGGGATTCCCGGCCCACGCACCTGCAGGAAACCATGAAATCCGCTCTACTCGTCATCGATGTCCAGCAAGCTTTGTTTGATGAAACGCCGCGCCCGTTCGAAGCCGATGCAGTCGTGGAGCGCATCAATAGCTTGACCGCCAGCGCCCGCGCCGCGGGGGTTCCCGTAGTCTTCGTCCAGCATGAGGCCAGTGACCTCGAATACAACTCCGCAGGCTGGCAGCTCCAGCCTGGATTGCAGTTAAAGGAAGGCGACGCAAAACTGCGCAAGACCACGCCAGACTCCTTCCTGCGCACAGAGCTCGAAGCACTGCTTGCCTCATGGCAGACCGAGCATGTTGTCATCTGCGGCTACGCTTCCGAATTCTGCGTCGACACCACCACCCGCCGCGCCGCCGCCCTCGGTTATCCCGTGACACTGGTGTCCGATGCCCACACCACGCACGACAAGCCGCATGCGACCGGCGAGCAGATACGCAGGCATGAAAATGCAACGTTGCCTAACATCGAAAGTTTCGGCCCCGAAATCAAGGCGATTGCCACTTCCGAAGTACGTTTTGCGGACTAAGACCCTGCGCTGACGAGGATGGATGAGAGATGGTCTTGGCAATGAGAACCTGTTAGAATGCGGCCCTGTCCCGTATCGCAGGCAGTTGCTGTCGATACATGTTTTGCGCGCTTCTTCGAAACCGCAGAATTGCCCGAGTGGTGAAATCGGTAGACACAAGAGACTTAAAATCTCTCGCCGGAAACGGTGTGCCGGTTCGATTCCGGCCTCGGGCACCAAAAACTAAAAGGCCCTCACTGATGAGAGCCTTTTTCATTATTTCCGCAATTCAGGTCTGGATAAAACGGCCTTATCGGTTAACTACGCGCAAGCGGTGTCCTCCCGACCACTCATCTATTTTGTCTCAGCAAGTTTTGTTTCAAGTACGCCTTTCTTCCCTTCATCGACCTCAACCAGATGAAGTTTGTTACGTGCATACAAAACCCCCATCTTTACTTCCTGCCAGACATAATTCAATGTTCCCTGTTTTGTATCTACCTCAAGAGAATCGGTGTTTTCAGCGGTAGATGAAATCACGTGTTTTCCGGGTGTGACTTCTTTGTATAAATATGTTTTTGAAACCGTTTGACCAAGCGGCACACCATCAATCGCCACATCCATTTTAACGGCACTGCCTATACCCTCGTTGCGGTAAATGTAAATACCGGCTTGGTCTGACGGCGCCTGAAATGTTTTTAATGCGGCATCTTGTTTTGGATCACCCATTGGTACAGAGGCACAGCCGACAAGACTCGAAACAATAACGGTAGTAACTAACAGCTTGCCATTGAAATTCATAAACAAATCCTTTGTGGATAAAAATGGTGAGGGCTTTTCAAGAAGCTAAACAACAATTTTTCTTTCTACTGCATCATCTTTTTGAATTAGCTCACAGCGAATCAACATGAATACATGTTTTATTGCTGGAAATCCAAATAACTCAATAATTCCTAAAAGGTTAAAAACGCAATTTTTTTCTTTTTAGAAACATTTCCAGCTTTATGCGTATTAACAAATTATTTAGTTATCAAATATTATAAATGTAAATTTTTTAATTTTGTTGCATATTTACACTATTCTCGTAGGTACTGAACTAAGCACCAAAATCGAAGGAAACCACTTCTAATTCATGAAGAAGCGCGGCGATATTGTGCAATCACTTTTCTTTTGCTCCGCAAAACACATCTATAGCGGTATGACGCCGGACCGCCTCATGACAATCGCGCCCACAGTAATAGAAATTATATTTTCCATACTGAAACATGTTATCTTGTTCGCAATAGCCCACACAGCTTTTCATGGGATTGCCTTGAATATTTTGACCATCGCAAGTTGTCCTAATCGTTGAATTCAAGCACCCGAACGTACTGCTCACGTAAATGGAGTGATCGTCATGAAGTCACACGTGTTGACATTGATAGCGATTGCAATTCTCTCGCTTTCCGGCTGCACTTCTCCTCCCATGCAGGACGGGAGGGACAGCTTCTCCAGCTTGCTCAAGTCTTATTCGTTCGAAGAACTAAGCCCTCCGTCCAGAATCCCCTCACCGGGAACTGTCATTCGCGTCAACTCGATACAACCTTTGAATTACAACGTGGTTTGTTCTGCCAATGAAGCATTCGGAAATGAATGGGCCGCCAAAATCATTTCTTCTGACACGACCGACATCAACGTTCACGCACTGACGGATCGTAAATTCAGCGTCGGCGTCAGTTATCTTTCTCTTCTGTCCGCGTCAGCATCGGCAGGGAAAGTCAGCGACATAAAAATGCAACTGAGTAATGCCAAACTTCTTCTCATTACCTCAGCCTCAGCGAGATCAGGTATAGCGGAAAAAAACTGCCTGTTTGCACTCAATTTCAAAGGGCAGCGTCTTGCCGGCGAAATAACCATGGTTACTTCTGCGCTGCAAGCGGATGTTGAATATTCGGTGGAATTTAAACAGGATGCATCGTTGACTCTGGATGCGAAGATGGAGTTACTTCGAAACATTGCTGGCAAGCTTGGCGGAACGTTGGCAAACGATTCTTCAGGCACCGTCAGAGGAACAAATCTCTTCTGGGGCATAAAGCGTGACCGGGTCGTGTTTCAACAATATTTGGATGCTCATCAATGATTGCCGCTGTTCTTGGGCAAGACATCCGCCGAGCATTTCTTGATTGGGCTCGGAGCCATCCGGACGAAATTTGGGCCGTATCTATTAGCGACAACGTCGAACTATTGCGCCTCATAAAACTTCATTTTCTCCGACCACTGAAATGTCTGCCTTGACTTGCCGCCCCTCTCGCGCAATTGCAGATCGTGAAAGCCGCCGGTAACACCGGACAGGACCACGAGCGAGTTGCTGCCCTCCGACACATCGTGACTACGGGTCCCGTCCTTGTGCCATTCACCGGCAAGCGTCTGGTTGAACATCATTGGCTGCGCAAATACGACACGTAGCGACTTGCCCTCAATATGAAAAAGATACAAGGCTTCAAACGAGGCGCCGCCGCCGGCGTAGCTCTCGAACCATCCTGCCCGCACACCGAATGCGTAATCACCGTCCCGCAACAGATAAGGTGCCAGGTCAAAACGCTGCCAGTTCTGCGGCAGGCCCACAACTGCCCCCTTGCCATCTCCGGAATCAATGGTTGGTGGCACATCGATGCTGCCGGCGGTGCTCCAGTCAGTCGGAACCGCGACAGGCGCATCGGTGCGGGCGACAAGCCGCGGCACACTGTCAGCGCCACGCTCAAATACACCGAACCAGATCTCGTTATCTCTACCTTCGTCAAATCCCGCGCAATCACCCACCGGATATCTCTGAGCGGTGCCTGTGTGCCCAGGCGATGCCGCCAGGCATACCACACCCACATACATGCCTGGCCGCTGCGGCCACGGTTTTGCACCGGCCAGCACGACGCGATTCGGATCGCGTCCCGGCGCGAGTTGCAGTACCAGGAAATCTTTCGTGAAGCCGTCCGGCAGCTGCTGGCCGAATCCGTCTGGTGCCGGTGCGCCACTCATCTCCCGATCGAAAGCAGCACGGGCGTCGGCCGTCTTGATGGCGCCGCGCACCTTGCTCAGCGAGCGCACCGTAGTATCGGCGCAGGCCGGCATTGCGGATAACGAGCAAACGGCGAGGCACAGCAACAGCCGGGGGAGGAGCATATTCATGGGTGTAATCCGTTCAGGTAAATATAAATGGCATCTTGTCTGCTACGACGCAACGCTTATGACTATTCGTTTGCTGTCAAACGCTGCCTGGACCTGGTTGCTCTCGTATCACCAGTTCATTGAAACCCGAAACCGCATCCGGTTCACGAGCAAAGCTATACTCCGGCAGCAGCGCCAGCAGCAGCTCAGCCGTCGTTCTCACAATACAGCCAGGTGCCACGTGACCACCCAGCACGCGGCCTTCCGCATCGGCGATAGTCATATGGAGATGAACACCGTCGGGCGAGAGCGATCCGCCGAGGGTCAGTATTTCCAGGTCGCCGCGAAATTCAGTCGCCTGCTGCACCTCGGCAAATCGCAGCTGCGCCACGGATAAGCTGCCAATGCCCTGCAGTACGAACGCAGCGCTCACGCCATGTTCGGCCAGCACCGATTCAAGAGCGCTGCGCAGATCCTGTCCGGGATTCAGGCGTAGGGGAAGAGTTTGCATAGTGGCCATTGCGTTAAGTGAATCTAGAATATCTTTGTATCCATCAAAAAAATCAAGCGGAATATTTGTGCTCCTCTGCTCGCCGATTCGCCCGGCAACTTGAGTTACAGCAGCGATTGGACAGGAAGTGTATATTTCCATTGATCTGGAATTCCTGCCTTCATCTTAAGGAGCTACGCCAATGAGCCCGTCAGCCGCCATCCTGGCCATCCTCGCAGCGTTATTGATCGGGGCGATGAGCCCGGGTCCGAGTTTTGTGATTGTTGCCAGGCATTCTATCGGCCTGTCGCGCCGCGACGGCTTGGCCACGGCGGTCGCCATGGGCATCGGCGGCGTTTTCTTCAGCGGCATCGCGCTGGTCGGACTGTATACCCTGCTGGCAACCGTGGGATGGCTGTATATGGGCCTCAAGATAGCCGGCGGCCTGTATCTGATTTACCTGGCGTCCAAGATCTGGCGCGGCGCCTCTGCTCCGCTTGCCCTTGACAGCGCCCGGGCTACAAACGCGAGCAACGTGCGTAAATCGTTCTGGGTCGGGCTCAGCACGCAATTGAGCAACCCGAAGACTGCGGTTGCCTATGGCAGCATCTTCGCCGCCCTGCTGCCCCAGCATCCGCCGCTTTGGTGCTACTTCGCCCTGCCGCCGCTGGTTTTTGCAGTGGAAGCCGGCTGGTACACGGTGGTTGCCTTGTGTTTTTCCAGCAAACGGCCGCGCGAACTTTATTTACGGGCCAAGACCTGGATCGACCGCGTCGCCGCCGGCGCCATTGCGGCTCTTGGGCTCAGGCTATTGTTTACGGCGCATAAAACCGGCATCTGATTGCCGGCCAGGCAAAGATCAGGCCGCAGTGGCTGCGGGCGTGGCGGAGCCGCTGCCGGCCGCACCCAGCGACATCAAACGCTGCGCCATGCAGAATACAAACAGCAGCACGCCGATCACGATCTTGGTCCACCACGAACTCAGCGTGCCGTCGAACGCAATCAAGGTCTGGATCAGGCCCAGGATCAGCACCCCGGTCAGCGTGCCGGCAACGTAACCGTAACCGCCGGTCAGTAAGGTGCCGCCGATCACCACTGCCGCAATCGCATCCAGCTCCGTCCCCTGCGCATGCAAGCCATAACCGGACAACATGTAGAACGAAAACAGGACTCCGGCCAAGGCAGCGCAAAAGCCGCTGAACGCGTAGACCATCACCTTGGTGCGCCCTACCGCCAGACCCATCAGCAGCGCCGACTGCTCGTTGCCGCCGATGGCATAGACCGCGCGTCCAAAGCGCGTGTAGTGCGCGATGTAGATGGCCAGTGCGAGCATCAGCATGGCGATCACCACGCTAGGCGAAACGAAGGCGCCGAAGA
Coding sequences within it:
- a CDS encoding DUF805 domain-containing protein; its protein translation is MTFTESIKVCFSKYADFNGRASRSEYWWYVLFIVLASFATGAINDKLSILFSVATLLPSIAVAARRLHDTNRSGWWQLIGLIPVIGWIIIIYFLVQEAKEPNNFGAAVPAPNLPET
- a CDS encoding cysteine hydrolase family protein, with the protein product MKSALLVIDVQQALFDETPRPFEADAVVERINSLTASARAAGVPVVFVQHEASDLEYNSAGWQLQPGLQLKEGDAKLRKTTPDSFLRTELEALLASWQTEHVVICGYASEFCVDTTTRRAAALGYPVTLVSDAHTTHDKPHATGEQIRRHENATLPNIESFGPEIKAIATSEVRFAD
- a CDS encoding DUF2846 domain-containing protein, producing MNFNGKLLVTTVIVSSLVGCASVPMGDPKQDAALKTFQAPSDQAGIYIYRNEGIGSAVKMDVAIDGVPLGQTVSKTYLYKEVTPGKHVISSTAENTDSLEVDTKQGTLNYVWQEVKMGVLYARNKLHLVEVDEGKKGVLETKLAETK
- a CDS encoding PPC domain-containing DNA-binding protein, with product MQTLPLRLNPGQDLRSALESVLAEHGVSAAFVLQGIGSLSVAQLRFAEVQQATEFRGDLEILTLGGSLSPDGVHLHMTIADAEGRVLGGHVAPGCIVRTTAELLLALLPEYSFAREPDAVSGFNELVIREQPGPGSV
- a CDS encoding LysE family translocator, producing the protein MSPSAAILAILAALLIGAMSPGPSFVIVARHSIGLSRRDGLATAVAMGIGGVFFSGIALVGLYTLLATVGWLYMGLKIAGGLYLIYLASKIWRGASAPLALDSARATNASNVRKSFWVGLSTQLSNPKTAVAYGSIFAALLPQHPPLWCYFALPPLVFAVEAGWYTVVALCFSSKRPRELYLRAKTWIDRVAAGAIAALGLRLLFTAHKTGI
- the yjfF gene encoding galactofuranose ABC transporter, permease protein YjfF yields the protein MKLLRQSLSSPYFTSLATLALLIVMFVLGSFAYTGFFSLQVVLNLLIDNAFLLVIAIGMTFVILSGGIDLSVGSVLALTTMISAYLLQSWHWPPLLVIACVLLIGSMFGALMGALIHFFKLQAFIVTLAGMFLARGLCYLISINSITIDQPLYVTLSQARIGIFGAFVSPSVVIAMLMLALAIYIAHYTRFGRAVYAIGGNEQSALLMGLAVGRTKVMVYAFSGFCAALAGVLFSFYMLSGYGLHAQGTELDAIAAVVIGGTLLTGGYGYVAGTLTGVLILGLIQTLIAFDGTLSSWWTKIVIGVLLFVFCMAQRLMSLGAAGSGSATPAATAA